The following are from one region of the Oncorhynchus nerka isolate Pitt River linkage group LG8, Oner_Uvic_2.0, whole genome shotgun sequence genome:
- the si:cabz01007807.1 gene encoding uncharacterized protein si:cabz01007807.1 isoform X2: MDKEEEREGAQSEPVEGFLGERRPSIMRLQGMLRRVSQSPFRKQYRTPIPSTSESRDSSDTRLKQNGINRSLSKENPFYSYMKESSSVTIDGDTKNQDSEVLRGQSLGTVFAPPPEVRSTPEGLQPDKQTGDNLQTTPSDQPTYIFKTMSERRSPDLFETTALTQNTPNVSHSPLFVTPAERLELWATPSNQQDLFKTQPSKTSNPFQAPPTKGDYQFKAPPTKGESLFNAPPTKGDDLFQAPLSIPKDPFQSTPSDTPNLMQATPTGSFDPFHIPSSNATPDIFQPLPSRTWDIFHSSPSDVFQSASFSTDSTVKQSTPLFQTSPGQKTDIFSGSDFEKTAELFNASLSNTQDFNLATPSDEQYDIFLMTPHGTKHVLQPTSTATKHGTLHARSLSPTQAFNGTPQVKTSNSPPKPPPQKRQPKLPSRTEAERPDPKPGPQTKNTAQDNEVEVFENIILTGQERCVEDWPENSPELNPDWKPSGKLRLRRESMKVASDSDGGSVEELEEDGAGKRAKTKRGRTFKVSFLSRRGSKDKYSEDLKDSDSGTLRRGSKERFSESKDGESNSLRWRSKGGFLDEDFPKKGVDVFSADYEDKENYMEHGKPKKSFKFKMPLVHRRGSKDRFSADHLEKASGLHLPQHRANEGLLDDDFPQKEVGFISAEENEDEEDSKQALGLDENSEEEPEERDGTGGFKKSKGVKIKFVPHRGFAICLEKNVLLLNSQDEPTGAHEYTPRRGSKIHEKPLDELKGAHGYTPRKESKVNIFEETEEVKGYTPQSHPKSFLDDYLPEKGAGFSSAGAVEEYQQNVMEDCKPKKPFKLKLLHMNRRKSGSAEENSQTSSTQQYSPQRRSEEGFLDSDVPQKGADLFYAGQIEDEQNEMEDWKPKKPSKFKNHLASRRKSSQNQEMFPYEKSQIGSERYTPRRASHEGFLDDDTSQRRSDLFSAGGHGDYYGQDDIEDCKPKKSFKFKAPHKHRKETKTKARDERMTEYPPGATSSDYYFSEAAEAEWRSAQIDEQLADGLEDEEKEEEGDTDSLMEWWNTVEQWDELPSDDEDKTVKDDETRSFTLLAEKVHRGLSVFNKVFTERAEVLWQYVIKLYALADDITSFHKKAKIGNITGGTTAAVGGGAAIVGLALAPFTFGASLIITAVGVGVAAAGGITSASATISDNVNNMQDRKKVEVVLEDYEARMEELVKILRFVCEGLYRLRGHPLLRRGTQHYSGDWEVRRAVQMVSLVDRPVLRATEVTEGAAVALRGLFKGMDKYFTKDSRELKKGFKKEVVFKIRQVAQVLHESLMELNAIREELQDANGNI; this comes from the exons ATG gataaggaggaggagagggaaggggcacAGAGTGAGCCGGTGGAGGGTTTTTTGGGGGAGAGAAGACCG AGCATCATGAGACTACAGGGGATGCTGAGGAGAGTTTCCCAGAGTCCCTTCCGCAAACAATACAGG ACTCCTATCCCCTCCACTTCAGAATCCAGAGATTCCTCTGACACTCGCCTGAAGCAG AATGGAATCAATCGTAGCTTGTCAAAAGAGAATCCATTCTACTCTTATATGAAA GAATCCAGCAGTGTGACTATTGACGGGGACACGAAGAATCAGGATTCAGAGGTTCTACGTGGGCAGAGTTTAGGCACCGTCTTTGCTCCTCCGCCTGAGGTCCGGAGCACACCAGAGGGCCTCCAACCTGACAAACAGACAGGCGACAACCTTCAGACCACACCGTCTGACCAGCCCACGTATATCTTCAAAACCATGTCTGAAAGACGGTCACCGGATCTCTTCGAAACAACGGCCCTAACTCAAAACACACCAAATGTGAGCCACAGTCCTTTATTTGTCACACCTGCTGAAAGACTGGAGCTTTGGGCAACTCCTTCGAACCAACAGGACCTATTCAAAACTCAGCCTTCAAAAACATCAAACCCATTCCAAGCTCCTCCAACCAAGGGAGATTACCAATTCAAAGCACCACCCACCAAGGGAGAGTCCCTATTCAATGCTCCTCCCACCAAGGGAGATGACCTTTTCCAAGCCCCTTTGTCCATTCCAAAGGACCCCTTCCAATCCACTCCTTCTGACACTCCCAATCTCATGCAAGCCACGCCTACTGGGTCATTTGACCCTTTCCACATTCCCTCTTCCAATGCGACACCAGACATCTTTCAGCCCCTGCCTTCCAGGACATGGGACATTTTCCATTCCTCACCCAGTGACGTCTTTCAGAGTGCTTCTTTCAGTACTGACTCTACAGTCAAGCAGTCCACACCTTTATTCCAGACTTCGCCAGGGCAGAAAACAGACATCTTCTCAGGGTCAGATTTTGAGAAGACTGCTGAGCTCTTCAATGCATCACTCTCCAACACGCAGGATTTCAACCTTGCAACACCCTCTGATGAACAGTATGATATCTTCCTGATGACCCCTCACGGAACCAAACATGTTCTCCAACCCACCTCTACTGCCACGAAACATGGTACCCTCCATGCCAGATCCCTGTCCCCCACGCAGGCTTTCAATGGTACCCCCCAG GTGAAGACCTCCAACAGCCCTCCCAAACCACCACCTCAAAAAAGACAGCCCAAGTTACCGAGTCGT ACCGAAGCTGAGCGACCAGATCCTAAACCAGGCCCTCAAACGAAGAACACCGCTCAG GACAACGAAGTGGAGGTATTTGAGAACATTATTTTGACTGGCCAG GAGAGATGTGTGGAGGATTGGCCTGAAAACAGTCCTGAGCTCAATCCTGACTGGAAACCT TCTGGCAAACTGAGGCTTAGGAGGGAGTCGATGAAG GTGGCGTCAGACTCTGATGGGGGGAGTGTAGAAGAACTGGAAGAGGATGGCGCCGGAAAACGTGCGAAAACT AAAAGGGGGAGGACGTTCAAGGTATCCTTTCTTTCCAGAAGAGGGTCAAAG GATAAATATTCTGAAGACCTGAAGGATAGTGACAGCGGCACACTACGTCGAGGATCAAAG GAGAGATTTTCTGAATCCAAGGATGGAGAGAGCAATAGTCTCCGTTGGCGGTCAAAG GGGGGCTTTTTGGATGAAGACTTCCCAAAGAAAGGGGTAGATGTCTTCTCTGCAGATTACGAAGATAAGGAGAATTACATGGAGCACGGCAAGCCG AAGAAATCATTCAAATTCAAAATGCCCCTTGTGCATCGCAGAGGATCTAAG gaTCGGTTTTCAGCTGACCATCTTGAAAAAGCTTCAGGTCTACATTTGCCTCAACATAGAgcgaat GAGGGCTTGCTAGACGATGACTTTCCTCAGAAGGAAGTAGGATTCATATCTGCAGAGGAGAATGAAGATGAAGAAGACTCCAAACAG GCCCTGGGTTTGGATGAGAACTCTGAAGAGGAGCCAGAGGAACGTGATGGGACGGGTGGATTT AAAAAAAGTAAAGGTGTCAAAATTAAGTTTGTGCCTCACAGAGGGTTCGCAATCTGCCTCGAAAAG aatgttttgttgttgaattCCCAGGATGAACCAACAGGCGCTCATGAATACACACCTCGCAGAGGTTCAAAGATTcat GAGAAACCTCTTGATGAACTTAAAGGTGCCCATGGTTATACACCGCGCAAGGAGTCCAAG GTTAATATTTTTGAGGAAACCGAAGAAGTGAAAGGCTACACCCCGCAGTCACACCCCAAG AGCTTTTTGGATGATTACTTGCCTGAGAAGGGGGCAGGTTTCTCCTCAGCAGGAGCGGTAGAAGAATATCAACAGAATGTGATGGAAGACTGCAAACCG AAGAAACCGTTCAAATTAAAACTCCTACATATGAATCGTCGGAAATCTGGG AGCGCTGAGGAGAATTCTCAGACTAGTAGCACACAACAGTACTCTCCACAAAGGAGATCAGAG GAGGGCTTTCTGGACAGTGATGTGCCTCAGAAGGGAGCAGATCTCTTCTATGCTGGACAGATAGAAGATGAACAGAACGAGATGGAAGACTGGAAACCG AAGAAACCATCGAAATTTAAGAACCACCTTGCAAGTCGGCGCAAGTCAAGCCAAAACCAG GAAATGTTTCCATATGAAAAGTCACAGATTGGTTCCGAGCGCTACACACCTCGACGGGCATCCCAT GAGGGCTTTCTGGACGATGACACTTCTCAGAGGAGGTCGGATCTCTTCTCAGCAGGAGGGCAtggagattattatggacaggaTGATATAGAAGACTGCAAACCG AAGAAATCATTCAAATTTAAAGCCCCTCATAAGCATCGCAAAGAAACTAAg actaaaGCGAGAGATGAAAGGATGACCGAGTACCCACCAGGAGCCACATCTAGTGACTACTACTTTTCAGAGGCTGCAGAG GCTGAGTGGCGTTCTGCTCAGATTGACGAACAGCTTGCAGACGGTCTGGAggatgaggagaaggaggaagagggg GACACTGACAGCTTGATGGAGTGGTGGAACACTGTGGAAC AATGGGATGAGCTACCTTCAGATGATGAAGACAAGACGGTGAAGGACGATGAGACTAG gTCATTCACCCTACTGGCGGAGAAGGTGCACCGCGGCCTGAGTGTCTTCAACAAGGTGTTCACGGAGCGTGCCGAGGTCCTCTGGCAGTACGTCATCAAGCTCTACGCCCTCGCCGACGACATCACCTCCTTCCATAAGAAGGCCAAGATTGGCAACATCACCGGCGGCACCACTGCCGCCGTCGGGGGCGGCGCGGCCATCGTCGGCCTGGCCCTCGCCCCCTTCACCTTCGGCGCCTCGCTCATCATCACGGCTGTGGGCGTCGGAGTGGCGGCGGCCGGAGGGATCACGTCGGCCTCGGCGACCATCTCGGACAACGTGAACAACATGCAGGACAGGAAGAAAGTGGAGGTGGTTCTGGAGGATTATGAGGCGAGGATGGAGGAGTTGGTGAAGATCTTGAGGTTTGTGTGCGAGGGGCTGTATAGACTCAGGGGGCATCCTCTCCTCCGGAGAGGAACCCAGCACTACTCTGGAGACTGGGAGGTCCGCAGGGCCGTTCAAATGGTCAGCCTAGTGGATAGACCTGTGTTGAGGGCCACAGAGGTAACAGAAGGAGCTGCCGTGGCCCTCAGGGGCCTCTTCAAAGGAATGGATAAATACTTCACCAAGGACTCTCGTGAGCTAAAGAAAGGGTTTAAGAAAGAGGTGGTGTTTAAGATTAGGCAAGTAGCTCAGGTGCTGCACGAGAGCCTGATGGAGCTGAATGCTATCAGGGAGGAGCTGCAGGATGCTAATGGCAATATATGA
- the si:cabz01007807.1 gene encoding uncharacterized protein si:cabz01007807.1 isoform X1, translating into MDKEEEREGAQSEPVEGFLGERRPSIMRLQGMLRRVSQSPFRKQYRTPIPSTSESRDSSDTRLKQNGINRSLSKENPFYSYMKESSSVTIDGDTKNQDSEVLRGQSLGTVFAPPPEVRSTPEGLQPDKQTGDNLQTTPSDQPTYIFKTMSERRSPDLFETTALTQNTPNVSHSPLFVTPAERLELWATPSNQQDLFKTQPSKTSNPFQAPPTKGDYQFKAPPTKGESLFNAPPTKGDDLFQAPLSIPKDPFQSTPSDTPNLMQATPTGSFDPFHIPSSNATPDIFQPLPSRTWDIFHSSPSDVFQSASFSTDSTVKQSTPLFQTSPGQKTDIFSGSDFEKTAELFNASLSNTQDFNLATPSDEQYDIFLMTPHGTKHVLQPTSTATKHGTLHARSLSPTQAFNGTPQVKTSNSPPKPPPQKRQPKLPSRTEAERPDPKPGPQTKNTAQDNEVEVFENIILTGQERCVEDWPENSPELNPDWKPSGKLRLRRESMKVASDSDGGSVEELEEDGAGKRAKTKRGRTFKVSFLSRRGSKDKYSEDLKDSDSGTLRRGSKERFSESKDGESNSLRWRSKGGFLDEDFPKKGVDVFSADYEDKENYMEHGKPKKSFKFKMPLVHRRGSKDRFSADHLEKASGLHLPQHRANEGLLDDDFPQKEVGFISAEENEDEEDSKQALGLDENSEEEPEERDGTGGFKKSKGVKIKFVPHRGFAICLEKNVLLLNSQDEPTGAHEYTPRRGSKIHEKPLDELKGAHGYTPRKESKVNIFEETEEVKGYTPQSHPKQSFLDDYLPEKGAGFSSAGAVEEYQQNVMEDCKPKKPFKLKLLHMNRRKSGSAEENSQTSSTQQYSPQRRSEEGFLDSDVPQKGADLFYAGQIEDEQNEMEDWKPKKPSKFKNHLASRRKSSQNQEMFPYEKSQIGSERYTPRRASHEGFLDDDTSQRRSDLFSAGGHGDYYGQDDIEDCKPKKSFKFKAPHKHRKETKTKARDERMTEYPPGATSSDYYFSEAAEAEWRSAQIDEQLADGLEDEEKEEEGDTDSLMEWWNTVEQWDELPSDDEDKTVKDDETRSFTLLAEKVHRGLSVFNKVFTERAEVLWQYVIKLYALADDITSFHKKAKIGNITGGTTAAVGGGAAIVGLALAPFTFGASLIITAVGVGVAAAGGITSASATISDNVNNMQDRKKVEVVLEDYEARMEELVKILRFVCEGLYRLRGHPLLRRGTQHYSGDWEVRRAVQMVSLVDRPVLRATEVTEGAAVALRGLFKGMDKYFTKDSRELKKGFKKEVVFKIRQVAQVLHESLMELNAIREELQDANGNI; encoded by the exons ATG gataaggaggaggagagggaaggggcacAGAGTGAGCCGGTGGAGGGTTTTTTGGGGGAGAGAAGACCG AGCATCATGAGACTACAGGGGATGCTGAGGAGAGTTTCCCAGAGTCCCTTCCGCAAACAATACAGG ACTCCTATCCCCTCCACTTCAGAATCCAGAGATTCCTCTGACACTCGCCTGAAGCAG AATGGAATCAATCGTAGCTTGTCAAAAGAGAATCCATTCTACTCTTATATGAAA GAATCCAGCAGTGTGACTATTGACGGGGACACGAAGAATCAGGATTCAGAGGTTCTACGTGGGCAGAGTTTAGGCACCGTCTTTGCTCCTCCGCCTGAGGTCCGGAGCACACCAGAGGGCCTCCAACCTGACAAACAGACAGGCGACAACCTTCAGACCACACCGTCTGACCAGCCCACGTATATCTTCAAAACCATGTCTGAAAGACGGTCACCGGATCTCTTCGAAACAACGGCCCTAACTCAAAACACACCAAATGTGAGCCACAGTCCTTTATTTGTCACACCTGCTGAAAGACTGGAGCTTTGGGCAACTCCTTCGAACCAACAGGACCTATTCAAAACTCAGCCTTCAAAAACATCAAACCCATTCCAAGCTCCTCCAACCAAGGGAGATTACCAATTCAAAGCACCACCCACCAAGGGAGAGTCCCTATTCAATGCTCCTCCCACCAAGGGAGATGACCTTTTCCAAGCCCCTTTGTCCATTCCAAAGGACCCCTTCCAATCCACTCCTTCTGACACTCCCAATCTCATGCAAGCCACGCCTACTGGGTCATTTGACCCTTTCCACATTCCCTCTTCCAATGCGACACCAGACATCTTTCAGCCCCTGCCTTCCAGGACATGGGACATTTTCCATTCCTCACCCAGTGACGTCTTTCAGAGTGCTTCTTTCAGTACTGACTCTACAGTCAAGCAGTCCACACCTTTATTCCAGACTTCGCCAGGGCAGAAAACAGACATCTTCTCAGGGTCAGATTTTGAGAAGACTGCTGAGCTCTTCAATGCATCACTCTCCAACACGCAGGATTTCAACCTTGCAACACCCTCTGATGAACAGTATGATATCTTCCTGATGACCCCTCACGGAACCAAACATGTTCTCCAACCCACCTCTACTGCCACGAAACATGGTACCCTCCATGCCAGATCCCTGTCCCCCACGCAGGCTTTCAATGGTACCCCCCAG GTGAAGACCTCCAACAGCCCTCCCAAACCACCACCTCAAAAAAGACAGCCCAAGTTACCGAGTCGT ACCGAAGCTGAGCGACCAGATCCTAAACCAGGCCCTCAAACGAAGAACACCGCTCAG GACAACGAAGTGGAGGTATTTGAGAACATTATTTTGACTGGCCAG GAGAGATGTGTGGAGGATTGGCCTGAAAACAGTCCTGAGCTCAATCCTGACTGGAAACCT TCTGGCAAACTGAGGCTTAGGAGGGAGTCGATGAAG GTGGCGTCAGACTCTGATGGGGGGAGTGTAGAAGAACTGGAAGAGGATGGCGCCGGAAAACGTGCGAAAACT AAAAGGGGGAGGACGTTCAAGGTATCCTTTCTTTCCAGAAGAGGGTCAAAG GATAAATATTCTGAAGACCTGAAGGATAGTGACAGCGGCACACTACGTCGAGGATCAAAG GAGAGATTTTCTGAATCCAAGGATGGAGAGAGCAATAGTCTCCGTTGGCGGTCAAAG GGGGGCTTTTTGGATGAAGACTTCCCAAAGAAAGGGGTAGATGTCTTCTCTGCAGATTACGAAGATAAGGAGAATTACATGGAGCACGGCAAGCCG AAGAAATCATTCAAATTCAAAATGCCCCTTGTGCATCGCAGAGGATCTAAG gaTCGGTTTTCAGCTGACCATCTTGAAAAAGCTTCAGGTCTACATTTGCCTCAACATAGAgcgaat GAGGGCTTGCTAGACGATGACTTTCCTCAGAAGGAAGTAGGATTCATATCTGCAGAGGAGAATGAAGATGAAGAAGACTCCAAACAG GCCCTGGGTTTGGATGAGAACTCTGAAGAGGAGCCAGAGGAACGTGATGGGACGGGTGGATTT AAAAAAAGTAAAGGTGTCAAAATTAAGTTTGTGCCTCACAGAGGGTTCGCAATCTGCCTCGAAAAG aatgttttgttgttgaattCCCAGGATGAACCAACAGGCGCTCATGAATACACACCTCGCAGAGGTTCAAAGATTcat GAGAAACCTCTTGATGAACTTAAAGGTGCCCATGGTTATACACCGCGCAAGGAGTCCAAG GTTAATATTTTTGAGGAAACCGAAGAAGTGAAAGGCTACACCCCGCAGTCACACCCCAAG CAGAGCTTTTTGGATGATTACTTGCCTGAGAAGGGGGCAGGTTTCTCCTCAGCAGGAGCGGTAGAAGAATATCAACAGAATGTGATGGAAGACTGCAAACCG AAGAAACCGTTCAAATTAAAACTCCTACATATGAATCGTCGGAAATCTGGG AGCGCTGAGGAGAATTCTCAGACTAGTAGCACACAACAGTACTCTCCACAAAGGAGATCAGAG GAGGGCTTTCTGGACAGTGATGTGCCTCAGAAGGGAGCAGATCTCTTCTATGCTGGACAGATAGAAGATGAACAGAACGAGATGGAAGACTGGAAACCG AAGAAACCATCGAAATTTAAGAACCACCTTGCAAGTCGGCGCAAGTCAAGCCAAAACCAG GAAATGTTTCCATATGAAAAGTCACAGATTGGTTCCGAGCGCTACACACCTCGACGGGCATCCCAT GAGGGCTTTCTGGACGATGACACTTCTCAGAGGAGGTCGGATCTCTTCTCAGCAGGAGGGCAtggagattattatggacaggaTGATATAGAAGACTGCAAACCG AAGAAATCATTCAAATTTAAAGCCCCTCATAAGCATCGCAAAGAAACTAAg actaaaGCGAGAGATGAAAGGATGACCGAGTACCCACCAGGAGCCACATCTAGTGACTACTACTTTTCAGAGGCTGCAGAG GCTGAGTGGCGTTCTGCTCAGATTGACGAACAGCTTGCAGACGGTCTGGAggatgaggagaaggaggaagagggg GACACTGACAGCTTGATGGAGTGGTGGAACACTGTGGAAC AATGGGATGAGCTACCTTCAGATGATGAAGACAAGACGGTGAAGGACGATGAGACTAG gTCATTCACCCTACTGGCGGAGAAGGTGCACCGCGGCCTGAGTGTCTTCAACAAGGTGTTCACGGAGCGTGCCGAGGTCCTCTGGCAGTACGTCATCAAGCTCTACGCCCTCGCCGACGACATCACCTCCTTCCATAAGAAGGCCAAGATTGGCAACATCACCGGCGGCACCACTGCCGCCGTCGGGGGCGGCGCGGCCATCGTCGGCCTGGCCCTCGCCCCCTTCACCTTCGGCGCCTCGCTCATCATCACGGCTGTGGGCGTCGGAGTGGCGGCGGCCGGAGGGATCACGTCGGCCTCGGCGACCATCTCGGACAACGTGAACAACATGCAGGACAGGAAGAAAGTGGAGGTGGTTCTGGAGGATTATGAGGCGAGGATGGAGGAGTTGGTGAAGATCTTGAGGTTTGTGTGCGAGGGGCTGTATAGACTCAGGGGGCATCCTCTCCTCCGGAGAGGAACCCAGCACTACTCTGGAGACTGGGAGGTCCGCAGGGCCGTTCAAATGGTCAGCCTAGTGGATAGACCTGTGTTGAGGGCCACAGAGGTAACAGAAGGAGCTGCCGTGGCCCTCAGGGGCCTCTTCAAAGGAATGGATAAATACTTCACCAAGGACTCTCGTGAGCTAAAGAAAGGGTTTAAGAAAGAGGTGGTGTTTAAGATTAGGCAAGTAGCTCAGGTGCTGCACGAGAGCCTGATGGAGCTGAATGCTATCAGGGAGGAGCTGCAGGATGCTAATGGCAATATATGA